The Cynocephalus volans isolate mCynVol1 chromosome 2, mCynVol1.pri, whole genome shotgun sequence genome window below encodes:
- the ZNF84 gene encoding zinc finger protein 84 isoform X1, which produces MTTLQEAFSFEDLSVDFTQKEWQLLDPCQKNLYKDVMLENYGSLVSLGYEIMKPDVILKLEQGEEPWIGDGEIPSSDSPEVWQVDSHMMWHQDNQDKLKNMKRSHEYDIFGKDFDQSMNFVPLRKSSSEGDLDGLILKRHLDLLLPKADYGTTESDDFNVFDKLFLHTRPEETDAWLKYYECDKYDKDSYKKSQIIIYHRTRLGERLYECSECRKRFSKKSSLIKHQSRHIREIAYGCGKCGKTFPQKSQFITHHRTHTGEKPYDCNQCGKAFSQKSQLTSHQRTHTGEKPYECGECGKAFSRKSHLISHWRTHTGEKPYGCTECGRAFSEKSNLINHQRIHTGEKPFECRECGKAFSRKSQLVTHHRTHTGTKPFGCSDCRKAFFEKSELIRHQTVHTGEKPYECSECRKAFRERSSLINHQRTHTGEKPHGCIQCGKAFSQKSHLISHQMTHTGEKPFVCIKCGKAFSRKSQLVRHQRTHTGEKPYECSECGKAFSEKLSLTNHQRIHTGEKPYVCSECGKAFCQKSHLISHQRTHTGEKPYECTECGKAFGEKSSLATHQRTHTGEKPYECRDCEKAFSQKSQLNTHQRIHTGEKPYECSLCKKAFFERSELIRHQRTHTGEKPYECSECRKAFREKSSLINHQRIHTGEKPFECRECGKAFSRKSHLIPHKRTHTGEKPYGCSECRKAFSQKSQLVNHQRIHTGEKPFQCSECGRAFSQKSQLINHQRTHAVKKS; this is translated from the exons GAGGCGTTCTCATTTGAAGACTTGTCTGTGGATTTCACACAAAAAGAATGGCAACTACTAGATCCCTGTCAGAAAAACTTGTACAAGGATGTCATGTTGGAGAACTATGGAAGCCTTGTGTCACTGG GGTATGAAATCATGAAACCAGATGTCATCTTGAAATTGGAGCAAGGAGAAGAGCCATGGATAGGAGATGGAGAAATTCCAAGTTCAGACTCTCCAG aAGTCTGGCAAGTAGACAGTCACATGATGTGGCACCAGGATAACCAAGACAagcttaaaaatatgaaaagaagtcATGAATATGACATATTTGGAAAAGATTTCGATCAGAGCATGAACTTTGTTCCTCTAAGGAAATCAAGCAGTGAAGGTGATTTAGATGGATTGATTTTAAAACGTCATTTAGATTTGCTTCTTCCAAAAGCAGATTATGGAACAACAGAATCAGATGACTTTAATGTATTTGATAAACTGTTTCTCCATACCAGGCCTGAGGAAACTGATGCTTGGTTAAAATATTACGAATGTGATAAATATGATAAAGATAGCTACAAAAAGTCACAGATTATCATATATCATAGAACTCGTTTAGGGGAGAGACTTTATGAATGCAGTGAATGTAGGAAACGCTTCAGTAAGAAATCAAGTCTCATTAAACATCAGAGCAGACATATAAGAGAAATAGCCTATGGCTGTGGTAAATGTGGCAAAACCTTTCCTCAGAAGTCACAGTTTATAACACATCACAGAACTCATACAGGAGAGAAGCCTTATGATTGTAAccagtgtgggaaagccttctcCCAAAAGTCACAGCTCACATCCCATCAGAGGAcacatacaggagagaaaccatatgaatgtggtgaatgtgggaaagccttctcCCGGAAGTCACATCTCATATCGCATTGGAGGACACACACGGGAGAAAAACCCTATGGATGCACTGAATGTGGGAGGGCCTTTAGTGAAAAGTCAAATCTCATCAaccatcagagaattcatacaggagagaaaccgtTTGAATGcagggaatgtgggaaagccttcagcagGAAGTCACAACTTGTTACACATCACAGGACTCACACAGGTACAAAACCCTTTGGATGTAGTGATTGTAGGAAAGCCTTCTTTGAGAAGTCAGAGCTCATTAGACATCAGACagttcatactggagagaagccctatgaatgcaGTGAATGTAGGAAAGCATTTAGAGAGAGGTCAAGTCTCATTAATCATCAAAGAAcccatacaggagagaaaccccaTGGGTGCATtcagtgtgggaaagccttctcCCAGAAGTCACATCTCATATCACATCAGatgacacacacaggggagaagccctttGTATGCATcaaatgtgggaaagccttcagcagGAAATCCCAGCTTGTTaggcatcagagaactcacacaggagaaaaaccctatgaatgcagtgaatgtgggaaagctttcagcGAAAAATTAAgtctcactaatcatcagagaattcatacaggagaaaaaccctatgtatgcagtgaatgtgggaaagccttttgTCAGAAGTCACATCTCATATCACACCAGAGAAcacatacaggagagaaaccctatgaatgcactgaatgtgggaaggcctttggTGAGAAGTCAAGTCTTGCAACTCATCAGAGAACTCATACGggagaaaaaccctatgaatgcaGGGATTGTGAAAAAGCCTTCTCTCAGAAGTCACAGCTAAATACTcaccagagaattcacacaggagagaaaccctatgagtgCAGTCTTTGTAAGAAAGCTTTCTTTGAGAGGTCAGAGCTAATTagacatcagagaactcatacaGGAGAAAAGCCTTATGAATGCAGTGAATGTAGGAAAGCCTTCAGGGAGAAGTCAAGtctcattaatcatcagagaatacacacaggagagaaaccctttGAATGCAGGGAATGTGGCAAAGCCTTCTCTCGGAAGTCACACCTTATACCACATAAGAGGACAcatacaggtgagaaaccctatggATGCAGTGAATGTAGGAAGGCCTTCTCTCAGAAGTCACAGCTTGttaatcatcagagaattcatacaggagagaagCCTTTTcaatgcagtgaatgtgggagGGCCTTCTCACAGAAGTCACAGCTCATTAATCATCAGCGAACTCATGCAGTAAAGAAATCCTAG
- the ZNF84 gene encoding zinc finger protein 84 isoform X2, with protein MKPDVILKLEQGEEPWIGDGEIPSSDSPEVWQVDSHMMWHQDNQDKLKNMKRSHEYDIFGKDFDQSMNFVPLRKSSSEGDLDGLILKRHLDLLLPKADYGTTESDDFNVFDKLFLHTRPEETDAWLKYYECDKYDKDSYKKSQIIIYHRTRLGERLYECSECRKRFSKKSSLIKHQSRHIREIAYGCGKCGKTFPQKSQFITHHRTHTGEKPYDCNQCGKAFSQKSQLTSHQRTHTGEKPYECGECGKAFSRKSHLISHWRTHTGEKPYGCTECGRAFSEKSNLINHQRIHTGEKPFECRECGKAFSRKSQLVTHHRTHTGTKPFGCSDCRKAFFEKSELIRHQTVHTGEKPYECSECRKAFRERSSLINHQRTHTGEKPHGCIQCGKAFSQKSHLISHQMTHTGEKPFVCIKCGKAFSRKSQLVRHQRTHTGEKPYECSECGKAFSEKLSLTNHQRIHTGEKPYVCSECGKAFCQKSHLISHQRTHTGEKPYECTECGKAFGEKSSLATHQRTHTGEKPYECRDCEKAFSQKSQLNTHQRIHTGEKPYECSLCKKAFFERSELIRHQRTHTGEKPYECSECRKAFREKSSLINHQRIHTGEKPFECRECGKAFSRKSHLIPHKRTHTGEKPYGCSECRKAFSQKSQLVNHQRIHTGEKPFQCSECGRAFSQKSQLINHQRTHAVKKS; from the exons ATGAAACCAGATGTCATCTTGAAATTGGAGCAAGGAGAAGAGCCATGGATAGGAGATGGAGAAATTCCAAGTTCAGACTCTCCAG aAGTCTGGCAAGTAGACAGTCACATGATGTGGCACCAGGATAACCAAGACAagcttaaaaatatgaaaagaagtcATGAATATGACATATTTGGAAAAGATTTCGATCAGAGCATGAACTTTGTTCCTCTAAGGAAATCAAGCAGTGAAGGTGATTTAGATGGATTGATTTTAAAACGTCATTTAGATTTGCTTCTTCCAAAAGCAGATTATGGAACAACAGAATCAGATGACTTTAATGTATTTGATAAACTGTTTCTCCATACCAGGCCTGAGGAAACTGATGCTTGGTTAAAATATTACGAATGTGATAAATATGATAAAGATAGCTACAAAAAGTCACAGATTATCATATATCATAGAACTCGTTTAGGGGAGAGACTTTATGAATGCAGTGAATGTAGGAAACGCTTCAGTAAGAAATCAAGTCTCATTAAACATCAGAGCAGACATATAAGAGAAATAGCCTATGGCTGTGGTAAATGTGGCAAAACCTTTCCTCAGAAGTCACAGTTTATAACACATCACAGAACTCATACAGGAGAGAAGCCTTATGATTGTAAccagtgtgggaaagccttctcCCAAAAGTCACAGCTCACATCCCATCAGAGGAcacatacaggagagaaaccatatgaatgtggtgaatgtgggaaagccttctcCCGGAAGTCACATCTCATATCGCATTGGAGGACACACACGGGAGAAAAACCCTATGGATGCACTGAATGTGGGAGGGCCTTTAGTGAAAAGTCAAATCTCATCAaccatcagagaattcatacaggagagaaaccgtTTGAATGcagggaatgtgggaaagccttcagcagGAAGTCACAACTTGTTACACATCACAGGACTCACACAGGTACAAAACCCTTTGGATGTAGTGATTGTAGGAAAGCCTTCTTTGAGAAGTCAGAGCTCATTAGACATCAGACagttcatactggagagaagccctatgaatgcaGTGAATGTAGGAAAGCATTTAGAGAGAGGTCAAGTCTCATTAATCATCAAAGAAcccatacaggagagaaaccccaTGGGTGCATtcagtgtgggaaagccttctcCCAGAAGTCACATCTCATATCACATCAGatgacacacacaggggagaagccctttGTATGCATcaaatgtgggaaagccttcagcagGAAATCCCAGCTTGTTaggcatcagagaactcacacaggagaaaaaccctatgaatgcagtgaatgtgggaaagctttcagcGAAAAATTAAgtctcactaatcatcagagaattcatacaggagaaaaaccctatgtatgcagtgaatgtgggaaagccttttgTCAGAAGTCACATCTCATATCACACCAGAGAAcacatacaggagagaaaccctatgaatgcactgaatgtgggaaggcctttggTGAGAAGTCAAGTCTTGCAACTCATCAGAGAACTCATACGggagaaaaaccctatgaatgcaGGGATTGTGAAAAAGCCTTCTCTCAGAAGTCACAGCTAAATACTcaccagagaattcacacaggagagaaaccctatgagtgCAGTCTTTGTAAGAAAGCTTTCTTTGAGAGGTCAGAGCTAATTagacatcagagaactcatacaGGAGAAAAGCCTTATGAATGCAGTGAATGTAGGAAAGCCTTCAGGGAGAAGTCAAGtctcattaatcatcagagaatacacacaggagagaaaccctttGAATGCAGGGAATGTGGCAAAGCCTTCTCTCGGAAGTCACACCTTATACCACATAAGAGGACAcatacaggtgagaaaccctatggATGCAGTGAATGTAGGAAGGCCTTCTCTCAGAAGTCACAGCTTGttaatcatcagagaattcatacaggagagaagCCTTTTcaatgcagtgaatgtgggagGGCCTTCTCACAGAAGTCACAGCTCATTAATCATCAGCGAACTCATGCAGTAAAGAAATCCTAG